Proteins from a genomic interval of Planctomycetaceae bacterium:
- a CDS encoding acyl carrier protein — protein MNSEQIRQVILEILERIAPDEDLTDLDDAKPFREQMELDSMDFLDIVMELRKMYRIQIPEEDYPNLNTMAGTVEYLLPKLKDVPVAT, from the coding sequence ATGAATTCGGAGCAGATTCGGCAGGTCATTTTGGAAATCCTCGAGCGGATTGCTCCAGACGAAGATCTGACCGATCTGGATGATGCCAAGCCATTCCGTGAGCAGATGGAATTGGACAGTATGGATTTCCTGGACATTGTCATGGAACTCCGAAAGATGTACCGCATCCAGATACCTGAAGAAGATTACCCAAATTTGAACACGATGGCTGGCACGGTCGAGTACCTGCTTCCAAAGTTGAAGGATGTGCCGGTTGCGACCTGA
- a CDS encoding neutral zinc metallopeptidase: protein MRWKGREQSENVEDRRGMSPQMALGGGGGLLMVIVVIVVKLLGGGQQAQNIAGRVANELGNRAQQQQVASEGIDDEYAEFVRVVLRDTETVWTDLFRRQVDISYTPPKLIMFSETVSSGCGNASAAMGPFYCPADKQVYIDPQFFNDLAVRHNAEGDFAQAYVIAHEVAHHVQNLLQFNVPVQQARQSGDEIFANQMSVRLELQADYLAGVWANHANRHFEILEPGDIEEAIQAANQIGDDTLQRQATGYVKPERFTHGTSKQRARWFKRGLDTGRLKDCEELFQLAYEEL from the coding sequence ATGCGCTGGAAGGGTCGAGAACAGAGTGAAAACGTCGAAGACCGGCGGGGGATGTCACCGCAGATGGCGTTGGGCGGTGGCGGTGGACTGCTGATGGTCATTGTCGTCATTGTGGTCAAACTGCTGGGAGGGGGGCAGCAGGCTCAGAATATTGCCGGAAGAGTGGCAAATGAACTGGGAAATCGAGCCCAGCAACAGCAGGTAGCCAGTGAGGGAATCGATGATGAATACGCAGAATTTGTGCGAGTTGTCCTGCGAGATACGGAGACGGTCTGGACAGATCTCTTTCGACGCCAGGTCGACATTTCCTACACGCCTCCCAAATTGATCATGTTTTCAGAAACCGTTAGCTCCGGTTGCGGGAATGCAAGTGCGGCTATGGGGCCGTTCTATTGCCCCGCCGACAAACAGGTTTACATCGATCCGCAGTTCTTTAACGATCTGGCTGTCCGCCACAATGCCGAGGGAGATTTTGCACAGGCCTATGTCATTGCCCACGAGGTCGCGCACCATGTGCAGAATCTCCTTCAGTTCAATGTTCCAGTTCAACAGGCGCGTCAAAGTGGCGATGAAATCTTCGCCAATCAGATGTCTGTTCGACTCGAACTCCAGGCGGATTACCTTGCCGGAGTCTGGGCAAATCACGCCAACCGCCATTTCGAAATTCTTGAACCAGGTGACATTGAAGAGGCTATTCAGGCGGCGAATCAAATAGGAGACGACACGTTACAGCGTCAGGCGACTGGCTACGTGAAGCCCGAGCGCTTCACCCATGGCACTTCAAAACAGCGAGCTCGGTGGTTCAAACGGGGACTTGATACCGGCCGACTCAAAGACTGCGAAGAATTATTCCAGTTAGCGTATGAAGAATTGTAA
- a CDS encoding beta-ketoacyl-[acyl-carrier-protein] synthase family protein, producing MSLHDRIVITGIGLTAPNGNSLREFRESLLAGRSGVVDYETRYVGAVLAGVCNFDELRYQKKRDVRRGTRAGSIAIYCANEAIADSGMDWSAVRKDRTGIYLGITEHGNVETENEIFEISKFGYDTKVWSHHHNPRTVANNPAGEVTLNLKVTGPHLTIGAACAAGNAGFIQAAQMLRLGEVDLAIAGGVSESIHTFGIFASFAAQGALATHTDPTRACRPFDIDRNGIVVAEGGGICTLERLPDALARGAKIYGEIVGYAMNSDARDFVLPDSGRQAECIRLALGRAKLKPEDIDIVSSHATATEQGDIEEASALRSVFGECRGTVINNTKSFIGHAMGAAGALELLGNMPSFDDGIAHATINLDNLDERCALPNLVMNQNRDLGNVRCILNNSFGMLGINSVLIVQKYES from the coding sequence TTGTCGCTTCACGATCGGATCGTCATCACTGGGATTGGCCTGACGGCGCCCAATGGTAATAGTCTCCGCGAGTTCCGGGAGAGCCTTCTGGCTGGACGGTCCGGGGTGGTGGACTATGAAACGAGGTATGTAGGCGCGGTTCTGGCTGGCGTTTGCAATTTTGATGAACTGAGGTACCAGAAGAAGCGTGATGTCCGGCGGGGCACAAGGGCCGGATCAATTGCGATTTATTGTGCGAATGAAGCCATTGCCGATAGCGGCATGGACTGGTCTGCAGTTCGGAAGGATCGGACCGGCATCTATCTCGGAATCACTGAGCATGGAAATGTAGAAACAGAGAATGAGATCTTCGAGATCTCGAAGTTCGGATACGATACAAAGGTTTGGTCGCACCACCACAACCCGAGGACGGTTGCAAATAATCCTGCGGGCGAAGTGACTTTGAATCTGAAGGTGACCGGGCCTCATTTGACCATTGGTGCTGCCTGTGCCGCTGGGAATGCGGGATTTATTCAGGCGGCCCAGATGTTGAGGTTGGGGGAAGTGGACCTCGCAATTGCGGGTGGCGTTTCCGAGAGCATCCATACGTTCGGCATTTTTGCCAGCTTCGCAGCTCAGGGGGCGCTTGCGACTCATACCGATCCGACCAGGGCCTGCCGGCCGTTTGATATAGATCGGAATGGGATCGTTGTGGCGGAAGGGGGCGGCATCTGTACGCTCGAGCGGTTACCTGACGCTTTGGCCCGCGGCGCGAAAATTTATGGAGAGATTGTTGGCTACGCAATGAACTCCGACGCGCGGGACTTCGTCTTGCCGGACTCCGGGCGGCAGGCCGAATGTATTCGCCTGGCTCTGGGGCGCGCAAAGCTGAAGCCTGAGGATATTGATATTGTCAGCAGCCACGCGACGGCAACGGAGCAGGGGGATATTGAAGAGGCCAGTGCGCTGCGTTCCGTTTTCGGTGAATGCCGCGGGACGGTCATCAACAACACCAAGAGTTTCATTGGTCACGCGATGGGGGCGGCGGGAGCTTTGGAATTACTGGGAAATATGCCGTCATTTGACGATGGTATCGCCCACGCTACAATCAACCTTGATAATCTTGATGAGCGATGTGCGCTCCCCAACCTCGTGATGAATCAGAATCGGGACTTGGGTAACGTCAGATGTATTTTGAACAATTCGTTTGGGATGTTGGGGATCAACTCAGTCTTGATCGTCCAGAAGTATGAGTCCTGA